One stretch of Scophthalmus maximus strain ysfricsl-2021 chromosome 12, ASM2237912v1, whole genome shotgun sequence DNA includes these proteins:
- the dennd5b gene encoding DENN domain-containing protein 5B isoform X1, with protein MSVSSAASGAGPCRFAHYFVICGIDTDTGLEPDELSALYQWLEADRQGRDPDTAAAGENVEQNPLKRTFKSKVLARYPDNVECNPFDQDAVNMLCLPKGLSFRTQADRRDPQFHSFIITKEDGSRTYGFVHTFYEEVTSPHICSTMQTLYQRHTAEHATKPSSSSPSSSSSMDSLASSVDDADSPTSSSRAAGGYDSSRDSLYVSKALCLITPMPFMYACRHFLSQLHRAVTAAAAPPLPLESYIHNILYEVPLPAPGRTLKFHGVYEPIVCQRPGSGELPLADFPLSEAFRLLGVENLVQVFTCTLLEMQILLCSQDYQRLMTVAEGITTLLFPFQWQHVYVPILPASLLHFLDAPVPYLMGLQSEEGTDCSKLELPQEANLCFVDIDNHYIELPEDFPQFPNKTEFIQELSEVLLSFGISVDTGPPPKTNSSPASDPSTPSREQLEDDGRNGNLAGEELDVLELLQGNPTLERLQVLTKRTGVTLSRPDVLRAHRTDGQRVWTAVEVEGLRNAKLNVQLREVFASRFTTMFADYDAFVIQSAVNLESWLTSREQMHNFDKASFLSDQPEPYLPFLSHFIETQMFATFIDNKIMSQWEEKEPLLHVFDARIDKARFYNVRAPSLRSSGYQRCSILKESAQAIEQRLRRVDHTAVHPHLLDMKIGQGKYEQGFFPTLQADVLNSGLTNSKWSHRMATAQQRKDCYRQHTEHLRLGNDLKEQVEGCLVLQNSMALWEWDKASSPPSKPPKKSASASCLKFLQEARSLGKNLRQPKLSDLSPAVIAQTNWKFVEGLLKECRIKTKRMLVEKMGREAVELGHTDANITGLEENTLIASLCDLLERIWSHGLQVKQGKSALWSHLLHYQAREEKLEKQHTESTLSHVPERRKSDSSMSLPSLRVSILQDMSHIQSMSEIKTDVGQARAWIRLSLEKKLLSQHLKQLLSRQTLTRKLYKRYAFLRCEEEKEQFLFHLLSLNAVDYFCFTSVFTTIMIPYRVVIIPIKTLSNAMTTSNPWVCVSGELGDSGVMQIPKNILDMTFDSAFRPHMHIFTLFKCHNLGKLTTVQLGHDNAGLLAKWLVDCVMVRNEITGHTFRFPCGRWLGKSVDDGSLERVLIGELVEPGGEEDSARGCRTPPPQRSPSQTRHISITSQCGRAYKPTSAQIQEAIVEAVSNIVRHFQKPEKERGSLTVLMCGENSLVATLEQFFHHGFKSTRLFQKTVFVWDFVEKAVAYMESADQMGDLQETTELGMTCQSLCHYTNAINSTTRNIGKDGKFQLLVCLGARDHLLPQWLPLLVDCPVILQMYEDKALLRDHSTVSALIKVLETLHDFPITLESLLIRGIDL; from the exons CTTTGTACCAATGGCTCGAAGCGGACCGCCAAGGCAGGGATCCAGatactgcagcagcag GTGAAAACGTTGAGCAAAATCCCCTAAAGAGGACGTTCAAGTCCAAAGTTCTGGCGCGCTACCCTGACAATGTGGAGTGCAACCCCTTTGACCAGGATGCTGTCAACATG CTGTGTTTGCCTAAAGGACTGTCATTCCGGACGCAGGCAGACCGACGGGATCCTCAGTTTCACTCCTTCATCATCACCAAGGAGGACGGTTCTCGAACTTATGGCTTCGTCCACACCTTCTACGAGGAGGTTACCAGTCCGCACATCTGCTCGACCATGCAGACCCTCTACCAGAGGCACACTGCAGAGCACGCCACCaaaccctcttcctcctccccctcctcttcctccagcatGGACTCTCTGGCCAGCAGTGTAGACGATGCCGACTCCCCCACCTCTTCATCTCGTGCTGCGGGAGGCTACGACTCATCGCGGGACTCCCTCTACGTGTCCAAAGCTTTATGTCTGATCACCCCCATGCCATTCATGTACGCCTGCCGCCACTTCCTGTCACAGCTGCACAGGGCTGTTACAGCAGCCGCTGCCCCCCCACTGCCACTGGAGAGCTACATTCACAACATCCTGTATGAGGTGCCACTGCCCGCCCCGGGTCGCACACTCAAGTTCCACGGTGTATACGAGCCCATCGTGTGCCAGAGGCCTGGCTCGGGGGAGCTGCCGCTGGCTGACTTCCCCTTGTCGGAGGCCTTCAGACTGCTGGGAGTGGAGAACCTGGTCCAGGTTTTCACCTGCACCCTGCTGGAGATGCAGATCCTCCTGTGTTCCCAGG acTACCAGCGGTTGATGACGGTGGCCGAGGGTATCACCACGCTGCTGTTTCCCTTTCAGTGGCAGCACGTCTATGTTCCCATCCTGCCTGCCTCgctcctccacttcctggaCGCTCCAGTTCCATATTTAATGGGGCTGCAGTCAGAGGAGGGCACCGACTGCTCCAAACTGGAGCTTCCTCAGGAG GCCAACTTGTGTTTCGTGGACATTGACAACCACTACATCGAACTTCCGGAGGACTTCCCCCAGTTCCCCAACAAGACGGAGTTCATCCAGGAGCTCAGCGAAGTACTGCTGAGCTTTGGCATTTCTGTCGACACGGGGCCCCCACCAAAAACCAACAGCAGCCCGGCCAGCGACCCCTCCACACCTAGcagggagcagctggaggacGACGGGCGTAATGGCAACCTGGCAGGGGAGGAGCTGGatgtgctggagctgctgcagggaaACCCCACCCTGGAGAGACTGCAAGTGCTGACCAAACGCACCGGGGTCACACTGTCCCGTCCAGATGTTCTGAGGGCTCACAGGACTGACGGACAAAGGGTGTGGACAGCAGTTGAGGTGGAGGGACTGAGGAATGCCAAGCTGAACGTCCAGCTGAGGGAGGTGTTTGCCAGCCGCTTCACCACCATGTTTGCTGACTATGATGCCTTTGTCATCCAGAGTGCGGTGAACCTGGAGTCCTGGCTCACCAGCAGGGAGCAGATGCACAACTTCGACAAG GCCTCGTTCCTGTCGGACCAGCCGGAGCCTtacctccccttcctctcccactTCATCGAGACGCAGATGTTCGCTACCTTCATTGATAACAAGATCATGTCCcagtgggaggagaaggagccaCTGCTCCACGTCTTTGACGCTCGCATCGACAAGGCCCGGTTCTACAACGTGCGTGCTCCCAGCCTCAGATCCTCGGGCTACCAGAGGTGCTCCATCCTGAAGGAGTCAG CTCAGGCCATCGAGCAACGGCTCAGGAGGGTTGACCACACCGCCGTCCACCCCCACCTGCTCGACATGAAGATTGGTCAGGGCAAGTACGAGCAGGGATTCTTTCCCACACTGCAGGCCGACGTGCTCAACTCGGGGCTGACCAATAGCAA GTGGTCTCATAGGATGGCAACAGCTCAGCAGAGGAAAGACTGCtacagacaacacacagagcACCTGAGGCTTGGTAACGACCTGAAGGAG CAGGTGGAGGGCTGTCTGGTCCTGCAAAACTCCATGGCACTTTGGGAGTGGGACAAAGCGTCCTCTCCGCCTAGCAAACCGCCTAAAAAATCTGCCTCTGCGTCCTGCCTG AAGTTCCTGCAGGAGGCTCGCAGCCTGGGGAAGAACCTGCGACAGCCCAAACTGTCTGATCTGTCTCCTGCTGTCATCGCCCAGACCAACTGGAAGTTTGTGGAGGGTCTGCTCAAGGAGTGTCGCATCAAG ACCAAGCGTATGCTGGTGGAGAAGATGGGCCGGGAGGCTGTGGAGCTGGGTCACACTGATGCCAACATCACTGGACTGGAGGAGAACACTTTGATCGCCAGCCTGTGTGACCTGCTGGAGAGGATCTGGAGCCACGGGCTGCAGGTCAAACAG GGGAAGTCGGCCCTGTGGTCCCACTTGCTGCACTACCAGGCCCGTGAGGAGAAACTGGAGAAGCAGCACACAGAGTcaacat TGTCACATGTTCCTGAGAGGAGGAAGTCTGACTCGTCCATGTCGCTGCCGTCGCTCCGTGTGTCTATTCTACAGGACATGAG tcaCATCCAGAGCATGTCGGAGATCAAGACCGATGTGGGCCAAGCCAGAGCCTGGATCCGTTTGTCCCTGGAGAAGAAGCTGCTCTCTCAGCATCTCAAACAGCTGCTGTCCCGACAAACCTTAACCAG GAAGCTGTACAAGCGCTACGCCTTCCTGCGctgcgaggaggagaaggagcagttCCTCTTCCACCTGCTCTCTCTCAACGCCGTCGACTACTTCTGCTTCACCAGCGTCTTCACCACCATTA TGATCCCATACCGAGTCGTCATCATCCCCATCAAGACGCTGAGCAACGCCATGACCACGTCCAACCCCtgggtgtgtgtttcaggagagCTGGGGGACTCGGGGGTCATGCAGATCCCCAAGAACATCCTGGATATGACTTTTGAC TCTGCTTTCAGGCCGCATATGCACATCTTCACCTTGTTCAAG tgtcaCAACCTGGGGAAGCTGACCACGGTGCAGTTGGGTCATGATAATGCTGGTCTCTTGGCGAAATGGCTGGTGGACTGTGTGATGGTGCGTAACGAGATCACAGGACACACATTCAG GTTCCCATGTGGTCGATGGCTCGGTAAGAGCGTGGACGACGGCAGCCTGGAGAGGGTTCTGATTGGGGAGCTGGTGGAGcccggtggagaggaggattCTGCGAGGGGCTGCCGTACACCCCCGCCGCAGCGTTCACCGTCCCAGACCAGACACATCAGCATCACATCACAGTGTGGACGAGCATACA AACCAACTTCAGCCCAAATCCAAGAGGCCATTGTGGAGGCAGTGAGCAACATCGTCAGACACTTCCAGAAGCCGGAGAAAGAG AGGGGCAGCCTGACGGTGCTGATGTGTGGGGAGAACAGCTTGGTGGCAACACTGGAGCAGTTCTTCCATCATGGCTTTAAGTCCACCAGGCTCTTCCAGaagactgtgtttgtgtgggactTTGTGG AGAAGGCTGTTGCCTACATGGAGTCAGCTGACCAGATGGGAGACCTTCAGGAGACCACAGAGCTGGGGATGACCTGTCAGTCACTCTGTCACTACACTAATGCAATCAACTCCACTACCAGGAACATCGGCAAGGATGGCAAGTTCCAGCTGCTGGTCTGCCTCGGAGCCAG AGACCATCTGCTGCCCCAGtggctccccctgctggtggaCTGTCCTGTGATCCTGCAGATGTATGAGGACAAGGCTCTGCTAAGAGACCACTCGACCGTCAGTGCCCTCATCAAAGTCCTGGAGACACTTCACGATTTCCCCATCACACTGGAATCCTTGCTGATCAGAGGCATTGACCTTTAA
- the dennd5b gene encoding DENN domain-containing protein 5B isoform X3 yields MSVSSAASGAGPCRFAHYFVICGIDTDTGLEPDELSALYQWLEADRQGRDPDTAAAGENVEQNPLKRTFKSKVLARYPDNVECNPFDQDAVNMLCLPKGLSFRTQADRRDPQFHSFIITKEDGSRTYGFVHTFYEEVTSPHICSTMQTLYQRHTAEHATKPSSSSPSSSSSMDSLASSVDDADSPTSSSRAAGGYDSSRDSLYVSKALCLITPMPFMYACRHFLSQLHRAVTAAAAPPLPLESYIHNILYEVPLPAPGRTLKFHGVYEPIVCQRPGSGELPLADFPLSEAFRLLGVENLVQVFTCTLLEMQILLCSQDYQRLMTVAEGITTLLFPFQWQHVYVPILPASLLHFLDAPVPYLMGLQSEEGTDCSKLELPQEANLCFVDIDNHYIELPEDFPQFPNKTEFIQELSEVLLSFGISVDTGPPPKTNSSPASDPSTPSREQLEDDGRNGNLAGEELDVLELLQGNPTLERLQVLTKRTGVTLSRPDVLRAHRTDGQRVWTAVEVEGLRNAKLNVQLREVFASRFTTMFADYDAFVIQSAVNLESWLTSREQMHNFDKASFLSDQPEPYLPFLSHFIETQMFATFIDNKIMSQWEEKEPLLHVFDARIDKARFYNVRAPSLRSSGYQRCSILKESAQAIEQRLRRVDHTAVHPHLLDMKIGQGKYEQGFFPTLQADVLNSGLTNSKWSHRMATAQQRKDCYRQHTEHLRLGNDLKEKFLQEARSLGKNLRQPKLSDLSPAVIAQTNWKFVEGLLKECRIKTKRMLVEKMGREAVELGHTDANITGLEENTLIASLCDLLERIWSHGLQVKQGKSALWSHLLHYQAREEKLEKQHTESTLSHVPERRKSDSSMSLPSLRVSILQDMSHIQSMSEIKTDVGQARAWIRLSLEKKLLSQHLKQLLSRQTLTRKLYKRYAFLRCEEEKEQFLFHLLSLNAVDYFCFTSVFTTIMIPYRVVIIPIKTLSNAMTTSNPWVCVSGELGDSGVMQIPKNILDMTFDSAFRPHMHIFTLFKCHNLGKLTTVQLGHDNAGLLAKWLVDCVMVRNEITGHTFRFPCGRWLGKSVDDGSLERVLIGELVEPGGEEDSARGCRTPPPQRSPSQTRHISITSQCGRAYKPTSAQIQEAIVEAVSNIVRHFQKPEKERGSLTVLMCGENSLVATLEQFFHHGFKSTRLFQKTVFVWDFVEKAVAYMESADQMGDLQETTELGMTCQSLCHYTNAINSTTRNIGKDGKFQLLVCLGARDHLLPQWLPLLVDCPVILQMYEDKALLRDHSTVSALIKVLETLHDFPITLESLLIRGIDL; encoded by the exons CTTTGTACCAATGGCTCGAAGCGGACCGCCAAGGCAGGGATCCAGatactgcagcagcag GTGAAAACGTTGAGCAAAATCCCCTAAAGAGGACGTTCAAGTCCAAAGTTCTGGCGCGCTACCCTGACAATGTGGAGTGCAACCCCTTTGACCAGGATGCTGTCAACATG CTGTGTTTGCCTAAAGGACTGTCATTCCGGACGCAGGCAGACCGACGGGATCCTCAGTTTCACTCCTTCATCATCACCAAGGAGGACGGTTCTCGAACTTATGGCTTCGTCCACACCTTCTACGAGGAGGTTACCAGTCCGCACATCTGCTCGACCATGCAGACCCTCTACCAGAGGCACACTGCAGAGCACGCCACCaaaccctcttcctcctccccctcctcttcctccagcatGGACTCTCTGGCCAGCAGTGTAGACGATGCCGACTCCCCCACCTCTTCATCTCGTGCTGCGGGAGGCTACGACTCATCGCGGGACTCCCTCTACGTGTCCAAAGCTTTATGTCTGATCACCCCCATGCCATTCATGTACGCCTGCCGCCACTTCCTGTCACAGCTGCACAGGGCTGTTACAGCAGCCGCTGCCCCCCCACTGCCACTGGAGAGCTACATTCACAACATCCTGTATGAGGTGCCACTGCCCGCCCCGGGTCGCACACTCAAGTTCCACGGTGTATACGAGCCCATCGTGTGCCAGAGGCCTGGCTCGGGGGAGCTGCCGCTGGCTGACTTCCCCTTGTCGGAGGCCTTCAGACTGCTGGGAGTGGAGAACCTGGTCCAGGTTTTCACCTGCACCCTGCTGGAGATGCAGATCCTCCTGTGTTCCCAGG acTACCAGCGGTTGATGACGGTGGCCGAGGGTATCACCACGCTGCTGTTTCCCTTTCAGTGGCAGCACGTCTATGTTCCCATCCTGCCTGCCTCgctcctccacttcctggaCGCTCCAGTTCCATATTTAATGGGGCTGCAGTCAGAGGAGGGCACCGACTGCTCCAAACTGGAGCTTCCTCAGGAG GCCAACTTGTGTTTCGTGGACATTGACAACCACTACATCGAACTTCCGGAGGACTTCCCCCAGTTCCCCAACAAGACGGAGTTCATCCAGGAGCTCAGCGAAGTACTGCTGAGCTTTGGCATTTCTGTCGACACGGGGCCCCCACCAAAAACCAACAGCAGCCCGGCCAGCGACCCCTCCACACCTAGcagggagcagctggaggacGACGGGCGTAATGGCAACCTGGCAGGGGAGGAGCTGGatgtgctggagctgctgcagggaaACCCCACCCTGGAGAGACTGCAAGTGCTGACCAAACGCACCGGGGTCACACTGTCCCGTCCAGATGTTCTGAGGGCTCACAGGACTGACGGACAAAGGGTGTGGACAGCAGTTGAGGTGGAGGGACTGAGGAATGCCAAGCTGAACGTCCAGCTGAGGGAGGTGTTTGCCAGCCGCTTCACCACCATGTTTGCTGACTATGATGCCTTTGTCATCCAGAGTGCGGTGAACCTGGAGTCCTGGCTCACCAGCAGGGAGCAGATGCACAACTTCGACAAG GCCTCGTTCCTGTCGGACCAGCCGGAGCCTtacctccccttcctctcccactTCATCGAGACGCAGATGTTCGCTACCTTCATTGATAACAAGATCATGTCCcagtgggaggagaaggagccaCTGCTCCACGTCTTTGACGCTCGCATCGACAAGGCCCGGTTCTACAACGTGCGTGCTCCCAGCCTCAGATCCTCGGGCTACCAGAGGTGCTCCATCCTGAAGGAGTCAG CTCAGGCCATCGAGCAACGGCTCAGGAGGGTTGACCACACCGCCGTCCACCCCCACCTGCTCGACATGAAGATTGGTCAGGGCAAGTACGAGCAGGGATTCTTTCCCACACTGCAGGCCGACGTGCTCAACTCGGGGCTGACCAATAGCAA GTGGTCTCATAGGATGGCAACAGCTCAGCAGAGGAAAGACTGCtacagacaacacacagagcACCTGAGGCTTGGTAACGACCTGAAGGAG AAGTTCCTGCAGGAGGCTCGCAGCCTGGGGAAGAACCTGCGACAGCCCAAACTGTCTGATCTGTCTCCTGCTGTCATCGCCCAGACCAACTGGAAGTTTGTGGAGGGTCTGCTCAAGGAGTGTCGCATCAAG ACCAAGCGTATGCTGGTGGAGAAGATGGGCCGGGAGGCTGTGGAGCTGGGTCACACTGATGCCAACATCACTGGACTGGAGGAGAACACTTTGATCGCCAGCCTGTGTGACCTGCTGGAGAGGATCTGGAGCCACGGGCTGCAGGTCAAACAG GGGAAGTCGGCCCTGTGGTCCCACTTGCTGCACTACCAGGCCCGTGAGGAGAAACTGGAGAAGCAGCACACAGAGTcaacat TGTCACATGTTCCTGAGAGGAGGAAGTCTGACTCGTCCATGTCGCTGCCGTCGCTCCGTGTGTCTATTCTACAGGACATGAG tcaCATCCAGAGCATGTCGGAGATCAAGACCGATGTGGGCCAAGCCAGAGCCTGGATCCGTTTGTCCCTGGAGAAGAAGCTGCTCTCTCAGCATCTCAAACAGCTGCTGTCCCGACAAACCTTAACCAG GAAGCTGTACAAGCGCTACGCCTTCCTGCGctgcgaggaggagaaggagcagttCCTCTTCCACCTGCTCTCTCTCAACGCCGTCGACTACTTCTGCTTCACCAGCGTCTTCACCACCATTA TGATCCCATACCGAGTCGTCATCATCCCCATCAAGACGCTGAGCAACGCCATGACCACGTCCAACCCCtgggtgtgtgtttcaggagagCTGGGGGACTCGGGGGTCATGCAGATCCCCAAGAACATCCTGGATATGACTTTTGAC TCTGCTTTCAGGCCGCATATGCACATCTTCACCTTGTTCAAG tgtcaCAACCTGGGGAAGCTGACCACGGTGCAGTTGGGTCATGATAATGCTGGTCTCTTGGCGAAATGGCTGGTGGACTGTGTGATGGTGCGTAACGAGATCACAGGACACACATTCAG GTTCCCATGTGGTCGATGGCTCGGTAAGAGCGTGGACGACGGCAGCCTGGAGAGGGTTCTGATTGGGGAGCTGGTGGAGcccggtggagaggaggattCTGCGAGGGGCTGCCGTACACCCCCGCCGCAGCGTTCACCGTCCCAGACCAGACACATCAGCATCACATCACAGTGTGGACGAGCATACA AACCAACTTCAGCCCAAATCCAAGAGGCCATTGTGGAGGCAGTGAGCAACATCGTCAGACACTTCCAGAAGCCGGAGAAAGAG AGGGGCAGCCTGACGGTGCTGATGTGTGGGGAGAACAGCTTGGTGGCAACACTGGAGCAGTTCTTCCATCATGGCTTTAAGTCCACCAGGCTCTTCCAGaagactgtgtttgtgtgggactTTGTGG AGAAGGCTGTTGCCTACATGGAGTCAGCTGACCAGATGGGAGACCTTCAGGAGACCACAGAGCTGGGGATGACCTGTCAGTCACTCTGTCACTACACTAATGCAATCAACTCCACTACCAGGAACATCGGCAAGGATGGCAAGTTCCAGCTGCTGGTCTGCCTCGGAGCCAG AGACCATCTGCTGCCCCAGtggctccccctgctggtggaCTGTCCTGTGATCCTGCAGATGTATGAGGACAAGGCTCTGCTAAGAGACCACTCGACCGTCAGTGCCCTCATCAAAGTCCTGGAGACACTTCACGATTTCCCCATCACACTGGAATCCTTGCTGATCAGAGGCATTGACCTTTAA